Within Methanomassiliicoccales archaeon, the genomic segment GACGCCATCCTTAAAGAGGATGGCTGGATGATTGTGCGCCATCACCAGGGTCTTGGCGGCCATGACCTGGTTCGATGGCCAGACGTGGCCATGCACGAATCCCACGTCCTCGATGACGAAGCCCATGGGCGCGTGCACGTGCACCCCGGTGAAGGCGATTTCCTCGATGCCGACGTCGTGATTGCCTTTGACCACGTCGATCTCTTCGAACCCTCGCAGGAGGGCATCAAAGAAGATGGGGAGCTCGGAGTGCTCCTGTTCGCTCGTGCCCGGGACCTGGTGCTTGATGTCACCTAGTAGTATCAATCTGGAGCTCCCCTCGGCGATGGCCAGGAGCTCGTCGCGTATGCGCATAGTCTGGCTTGGGATATGCACTCCCTTCGAGCTGAGCTCGTCCTCCAGGCCGATGTGCAGGTCCCCAGCGCATAGGATGCTCTCTTGGCCGAGAATGCGCAGGGCGGGGTGGTCGAGCACGGGGGTGATGTGCATGGGCGGC encodes:
- a CDS encoding phosphoesterase, whose protein sequence is MHITPVLDHPALRILGQESILCAGDLHIGLEDELSSKGVHIPSQTMRIRDELLAIAEGSSRLILLGDIKHQVPGTSEQEHSELPIFFDALLRGFEEIDVVKGNHDVGIEEIAFTGVHVHAPMGFVIEDVGFVHGHVWPSNQVMAAKTLVMAHNHPAILFKDGVGNVMTERCWVRCRFNEKASSRYTELPEEVIIMPSLNPTLKGSPINIQGEKLLGPLLSERMIDIEEAQVYLLDGIHLGKVKNLLVERPRKYDRSKLRSLRKNGK